From a region of the Panicum virgatum strain AP13 chromosome 2K, P.virgatum_v5, whole genome shotgun sequence genome:
- the LOC120688056 gene encoding rop guanine nucleotide exchange factor 3-like isoform X1 produces the protein MGDGSGFPGFHSQSYDREYSRPLFRVASFSGSGDEQERHAPSPRGRSQSMSRTASSKVAAPSRLSSSSGSKMSMKKLQQVVDEKSMEDEEMELMKEKYTKLLLGEDMSGSGKGVCTAVAISNAITNLYATVFGTCHRLEPLPPEKRSMWNREMDCLLSICEYIVEFSPTVQAMPDGSTHDVMATSPRSDILMNLPALEKLETMLLGILDSFDKREFWYADQRNQSFNESKKSFQRSEDKWWLPEPCVPDSGLSDRMHRELQQKRDQASQIHKMAMEINSSILSEMQVPSSYLETLPKSGRVGVGDAIYRYMSTGDQFSPEHLLNFLNLSSEHEALEIADRVEAAMYVWRRKASTTHVVSKWENVTELNADGDKNLVLASRARSLLLCLKQRFPGLSQTTLDTSKIQYNKDIGQAILESYSRVLESLAHNIVSWIDDILIADENAKKGHKIRMQKQVFTQISPQR, from the exons ATGGGCGACGGTTCAGGGTTCCCCGGCTTCCACAGCCAGAGCTACGACCGGGAGTACTCGCGTCCGCTGTTCCGCGTCGCCTCGTTCTCCGGCAGCGGCGATGAGCAGGAGCGCCACGCGCCGTCACCTCGGGGGCGCAGCCAGAGCATGAGCCGGACAGCGTCGTCCAAGGTGGCAGCACCATCGCGCCTCTCGTCGTCGTCAGGGAGCAAGATGAGCATGAAGAAGCTGCAGCAAGTTGTCGATGAGAAGTCAATGGAGGATGAAG AGATGGAGCTGATGAAGGAGAAGTACACCAAGCTGCTCCTTGGGGAGGACATGTCAGGGAGCGGCAAAGGTGTCTGCACTGCTGTAGCCATCTCCAATGCCATCACAAACCTCTATG CAACTGTGTTCGGAACCTGCCACAGGTTGGAGCCACTGCCACCTGAGAAGAGATCAATGTGGAACAGGGAGATGGATTGCCTCCTCTCCATCTGCGAATACATTGTCGAATTCTCGCCGACTGTCCAGGCCATGCCAGATGGTAGCACCCACGAC GTTATGGCAACCTCACCAAGATCAGACATTCTGATGAACCTTCCCGCACTTGAGAAGCTAGAAACCATGCTCCTG gGTATATTGGACAGCTTTGACAagcgagagttctggtatgcaGATCAGAGGAACCAATCCTTCAACGAAAGCAAGAAGTCATTCCAGCGCAGCGAGGACAAATGGTGGCTACCTGAGCCATGTGTGCCAGACTCTGGCCTGTCTGATCGCATGCACCGTGAACTGCAGCAGAAGAGAGACCAAGCGAGCCAGATCCACAAGATGGCCATGGAGATCAACAGCAGTATCCTATCTGAAATGCAAGTTCCATCGTCATACTTGGAGACTCTTCCAAAG AGTGGAAGGGTGGGCGTAGGCGATGCCATCTACCGGTATATGTCTACAGGGGATCAGTTCTCCCCAGAGCATCTCCTCAACTTCCTCAATTTGAGCTCAGAACATGAGGCGCTTGAGATTGCAGACCGCGTCGAAGCCGCTATGTATGTGTGGCGAAGAAAAGCAAGCACGACACACGTGGTGTCCAAATGGGAGAATGTTACCGAGCTGAATGCTGATGGAGACAAGAATCTGGTCCTTGCAAGTAGGGCGAGGAGCCTGCTCCTGTGCTTGAAGCAGAGGTTCCCAGGCCTGTCACAGACTACCCTGGATACAAGCAAGATTCAGTACAACAAG GATATTGGACAGGCAATACTCGAGAGCTACTCAAGGGTGCTGGAAAGTTTGGCACATAATATAGTCTCATGGATAGATGATATTCTAATTGCCGATGAAAATGCAAAAAAAGGGCACAAAATCAGGATGCAGAAGCAGGTGTTCACCCAGATTTCCCCACAACGCTGA
- the LOC120688056 gene encoding rop guanine nucleotide exchange factor 3-like isoform X2: MFLAAATVFGTCHRLEPLPPEKRSMWNREMDCLLSICEYIVEFSPTVQAMPDGSTHDVMATSPRSDILMNLPALEKLETMLLGILDSFDKREFWYADQRNQSFNESKKSFQRSEDKWWLPEPCVPDSGLSDRMHRELQQKRDQASQIHKMAMEINSSILSEMQVPSSYLETLPKSGRVGVGDAIYRYMSTGDQFSPEHLLNFLNLSSEHEALEIADRVEAAMYVWRRKASTTHVVSKWENVTELNADGDKNLVLASRARSLLLCLKQRFPGLSQTTLDTSKIQYNKDIGQAILESYSRVLESLAHNIVSWIDDILIADENAKKGHKIRMQKQVFTQISPQR, from the exons ATGTTCTTGGCTGCAGCAACTGTGTTCGGAACCTGCCACAGGTTGGAGCCACTGCCACCTGAGAAGAGATCAATGTGGAACAGGGAGATGGATTGCCTCCTCTCCATCTGCGAATACATTGTCGAATTCTCGCCGACTGTCCAGGCCATGCCAGATGGTAGCACCCACGAC GTTATGGCAACCTCACCAAGATCAGACATTCTGATGAACCTTCCCGCACTTGAGAAGCTAGAAACCATGCTCCTG gGTATATTGGACAGCTTTGACAagcgagagttctggtatgcaGATCAGAGGAACCAATCCTTCAACGAAAGCAAGAAGTCATTCCAGCGCAGCGAGGACAAATGGTGGCTACCTGAGCCATGTGTGCCAGACTCTGGCCTGTCTGATCGCATGCACCGTGAACTGCAGCAGAAGAGAGACCAAGCGAGCCAGATCCACAAGATGGCCATGGAGATCAACAGCAGTATCCTATCTGAAATGCAAGTTCCATCGTCATACTTGGAGACTCTTCCAAAG AGTGGAAGGGTGGGCGTAGGCGATGCCATCTACCGGTATATGTCTACAGGGGATCAGTTCTCCCCAGAGCATCTCCTCAACTTCCTCAATTTGAGCTCAGAACATGAGGCGCTTGAGATTGCAGACCGCGTCGAAGCCGCTATGTATGTGTGGCGAAGAAAAGCAAGCACGACACACGTGGTGTCCAAATGGGAGAATGTTACCGAGCTGAATGCTGATGGAGACAAGAATCTGGTCCTTGCAAGTAGGGCGAGGAGCCTGCTCCTGTGCTTGAAGCAGAGGTTCCCAGGCCTGTCACAGACTACCCTGGATACAAGCAAGATTCAGTACAACAAG GATATTGGACAGGCAATACTCGAGAGCTACTCAAGGGTGCTGGAAAGTTTGGCACATAATATAGTCTCATGGATAGATGATATTCTAATTGCCGATGAAAATGCAAAAAAAGGGCACAAAATCAGGATGCAGAAGCAGGTGTTCACCCAGATTTCCCCACAACGCTGA